One window from the genome of Enterococcus haemoperoxidus ATCC BAA-382 encodes:
- a CDS encoding beta-glucoside-specific PTS transporter subunit IIABC: MSKNQEIAERVLTLVGGEENVNSVVHCATRLRFKLKDEEKADTEKLNQDPDVIQVVRSGGQYQVVIGSHVSDVYKELMAHSGLGDNDSEKETGPKGNIFNQLIDIISSIFTPFLGAMAGAGVLKGFLTLAVTLNWLTAESGVYVVLFAIADGIFTFLPILLAFTAAKKFKTNEFLAVCLAMALVHPSITALAGQTLSFAGIPVIIGASAYTSSVIPIILAVYVQSHVERFFKKVIPSFLQIICVPLAVFLVMAPVTFIAIGPIGTILGDLLGKGYDSIYGISPIIAGAVMGGLWQVFVMFGMHWGFVPIMLLNLSAAGGGVDTMAPMLLPAVLAQGGAALAVFFMTKNVKLKGLALSSTITSVFGITEPTVYGVTLPLKKPFIAACIGGAVGGAFIGFSHVQNYVFGLISLLSLPGFIPQDTKDTSGLIAAVIGTVIAFVIAFVLTFILKFDDKPEVGSETATTGNNANLDAQNGNKNDKIVLTSPITGTIVPLDKVEDQVFSSGALGKGIAIEPTLGELYAPANGEITTLFPTGHAVGITTEDGAEVLMHIGMDTVEMDGEGFEIAVKQGDKVKQGDLLVKFDIEKIKAAGHPVVTPVVVTNSGDYLDVLDMDQTDVLHGEDFLAIVR, encoded by the coding sequence ATGAGTAAAAATCAAGAAATTGCTGAGCGCGTTTTAACGCTAGTCGGCGGAGAAGAAAATGTGAACAGCGTAGTTCATTGTGCGACACGTCTGCGTTTTAAATTAAAAGATGAAGAAAAAGCAGATACTGAAAAATTAAATCAAGATCCAGATGTAATTCAAGTTGTTCGAAGCGGCGGCCAATACCAAGTTGTAATCGGCAGCCATGTAAGTGATGTGTATAAAGAATTGATGGCACATAGTGGTTTAGGAGACAACGATTCAGAAAAAGAGACAGGACCTAAAGGCAATATTTTTAATCAGTTAATTGATATTATTTCTTCTATCTTTACACCGTTCTTGGGCGCGATGGCCGGAGCTGGGGTTTTAAAAGGGTTTTTGACACTGGCTGTTACATTAAACTGGCTGACAGCTGAATCAGGTGTCTATGTTGTTCTTTTTGCAATAGCCGACGGAATATTCACATTTCTACCGATTCTTTTGGCATTTACTGCTGCGAAGAAATTCAAAACGAATGAGTTTTTAGCAGTCTGTTTAGCAATGGCACTTGTTCATCCAAGTATTACTGCTTTAGCAGGACAAACGTTAAGTTTTGCTGGAATTCCAGTGATTATCGGAGCTAGCGCATATACGTCATCTGTTATTCCGATTATTCTAGCTGTATATGTTCAAAGTCATGTTGAACGTTTCTTCAAGAAAGTAATTCCATCTTTCTTACAAATTATCTGTGTTCCCTTAGCTGTTTTTCTTGTGATGGCGCCCGTTACGTTTATCGCAATTGGCCCAATCGGTACAATTTTAGGTGATTTACTAGGAAAAGGATATGATAGTATTTATGGTATCAGTCCAATTATTGCCGGTGCAGTTATGGGTGGTTTATGGCAAGTATTTGTAATGTTCGGTATGCATTGGGGCTTTGTTCCGATTATGTTATTAAACCTTTCAGCAGCAGGTGGTGGTGTAGATACAATGGCACCAATGCTTTTACCAGCCGTATTAGCACAAGGTGGTGCTGCATTAGCAGTCTTCTTCATGACAAAAAATGTGAAATTAAAAGGTTTAGCTTTATCTTCAACAATCACTTCGGTCTTTGGGATTACAGAGCCGACTGTTTATGGTGTTACTTTACCACTTAAAAAACCATTTATTGCCGCTTGTATTGGTGGCGCTGTTGGTGGAGCCTTCATTGGTTTCAGTCACGTTCAAAACTATGTATTTGGTTTAATCAGTTTATTGAGTTTACCAGGATTCATTCCTCAAGATACAAAAGATACTTCTGGCTTAATTGCGGCAGTCATCGGGACAGTAATTGCATTTGTGATTGCTTTTGTATTAACATTTATTTTGAAATTTGATGATAAACCAGAAGTAGGTAGTGAAACTGCTACAACAGGTAATAACGCTAACTTAGATGCGCAAAATGGCAACAAAAATGATAAAATTGTTTTAACAAGCCCAATTACAGGTACAATTGTTCCTTTAGATAAAGTGGAAGATCAAGTATTTTCATCAGGTGCTTTAGGCAAAGGAATCGCAATCGAACCAACATTAGGGGAGCTTTATGCTCCTGCTAACGGAGAAATCACAACACTATTTCCAACAGGACATGCGGTTGGGATCACAACGGAAGATGGTGCAGAGGTATTGATGCATATCGGTATGGATACTGTTGAAATGGATGGTGAAGGATTTGAAATAGCAGTGAAACAAGGCGATAAAGTGAAGCAAGGTGATCTGTTAGTGAAATTTGATATTGAAAAAATCAAAGCTGCAGGGCATCCAGTGGTAACACCAGTCGTTGTGACAAATAGCGGTGATTACTTGGATGTATTAGATATGGATCAAACAGATGTTTTACATGGAGAAGATTTTTTGGCAATCGTACGTTAA
- a CDS encoding rhodanese-like domain-containing protein: MFESISTPDFETLYTKNDLNVIDIRETESFLQGHLAHSMSLPATVLPNMLKQLNKEKTYHIISYSGRRSEIIASFMASKGFHAVHVIGGMQQLSHAF; this comes from the coding sequence ATGTTTGAATCAATTTCTACTCCTGATTTTGAAACACTTTACACTAAAAATGACCTTAATGTCATCGATATTCGTGAAACGGAAAGTTTTTTACAAGGACACTTAGCACACTCAATGTCACTACCAGCCACTGTTTTACCAAATATGCTAAAACAGCTAAATAAAGAAAAGACCTATCATATTATTAGTTACAGCGGACGCCGTTCTGAAATCATCGCATCTTTCATGGCTTCTAAAGGGTTTCATGCAGTTCATGTGATTGGTGGAATGCAACAACTATCGCACGCTTTTTAA
- a CDS encoding guanylate kinase has translation MKRKKLKYPFFVIIGPSGSGKTRVAEAVFPKEYKVISHTTRPIRKEEVAGVDYYFETKERFQHLISTDALAEHDTYHDNQYGVGTAELIQKTADHYAYDVLTIKGFQEIEKQFGNMVIPIFLEVSKKNVLTRLQTREDDIMVIKQRGALYDQEIENKDKVKRYPNHYIINANQQFEKVVQDVKKAVNESCKII, from the coding sequence GTGAAAAGAAAAAAACTCAAATATCCATTCTTTGTTATTATCGGTCCTAGCGGTTCAGGAAAAACTAGAGTAGCAGAAGCTGTTTTTCCAAAGGAATATAAGGTGATTTCTCATACAACTCGCCCCATTCGAAAGGAAGAAGTAGCGGGTGTAGATTATTATTTTGAAACGAAAGAACGATTTCAGCACTTAATAAGTACAGATGCTTTAGCAGAGCATGATACATATCATGATAATCAGTATGGTGTAGGAACAGCAGAACTAATTCAAAAAACAGCTGATCATTATGCGTATGACGTTTTAACGATCAAAGGGTTTCAAGAAATCGAAAAACAATTTGGAAATATGGTCATTCCGATTTTTTTAGAAGTATCCAAAAAAAATGTATTAACGAGGTTACAGACCAGAGAAGATGATATCATGGTTATAAAACAACGTGGTGCTTTATACGATCAAGAAATTGAAAATAAAGACAAAGTGAAGAGGTACCCAAATCACTATATAATCAATGCAAATCAGCAGTTTGAAAAGGTTGTTCAAGATGTCAAAAAAGCGGTAAACGAGAGTTGTAAAATCATTTGA
- a CDS encoding FMN-dependent NADH-azoreductase, with translation MSKLLVVKAHPLTKEESRSVRALETFLESYKTQNPADEIDVLDVYADFVPEIDEELLSGWGALRTGTEFTALNESQQTKVARFNELTDQFLGADKVVIANALWNLNVPTRLKAWVDTINVAGKTFKYTEEGPKPLTNGKKALHIQSNGGFYEGQDFASQYVKGILNFIGVAEVDQLFIEGIDHHPEKAEELLDAAMDQATTLGKTF, from the coding sequence ATGTCAAAATTACTTGTTGTCAAAGCACACCCGCTTACTAAGGAAGAATCTCGTTCTGTCCGAGCATTAGAAACTTTTTTAGAAAGTTATAAAACTCAAAACCCAGCTGATGAGATCGACGTACTGGATGTCTACGCTGATTTTGTTCCAGAAATTGATGAAGAATTACTTTCTGGTTGGGGTGCGTTACGTACTGGTACTGAATTTACAGCTCTAAATGAAAGCCAACAAACAAAGGTTGCTCGTTTCAACGAATTGACAGATCAATTCCTAGGCGCTGACAAAGTCGTTATCGCTAACGCTTTGTGGAATTTAAATGTCCCAACTCGCTTAAAAGCATGGGTTGATACGATCAATGTCGCTGGCAAAACGTTTAAATATACTGAAGAAGGTCCTAAACCTTTAACTAATGGCAAAAAAGCTTTGCATATTCAATCAAATGGCGGTTTTTATGAAGGTCAAGATTTTGCTTCTCAATATGTAAAAGGTATTTTAAACTTCATTGGTGTTGCTGAAGTCGATCAATTATTTATCGAAGGAATCGATCACCATCCGGAAAAAGCCGAAGAATTATTAGATGCAGCAATGGACCAAGCAACAACTTTAGGAAAAACATTCTAA
- a CDS encoding ISL3 family transposase → MSYTNLIKNTLDILDLNITFNENSLKKERIKGRICHVFSGTLDYSAHSCHHCGAKENGSIILWSFTTCLILLNDVSEYQTYLRLKKRRFFCHSCDRTFVAETSLIEKCCSISKKVKLSIAERLRNTSSMSEIARQKKVSVSSVYRVLKQFYEPKKINRLILPEVLCFDEFKSVKQVAASMSFIMMDGQTKQLLDVVENRQLPFLERYFSRFSLSVREGVKYIVCDMYTPYFSLIKKLFPKAQIVLDRFHIVQHIGRTFLKHRIQRMNTFLHQGSVEAKKYRHLKKYWKLLQKNQSKLNFEKRQWHPSFRAYLTETELVDRLLAYDEELKAGYTCYQDFLYAIQTRDYTRFHALLEQDYSRLPAYYQTTITTFKKVQTGIKNALDLPYSNGPLECLNNHIKVLKRNAYGFRNFYNFKLRITLCFGTILFQPNRKT, encoded by the coding sequence ATGTCCTATACAAATCTTATCAAAAATACCTTAGATATTCTAGACTTAAATATTACTTTTAATGAAAATTCTTTAAAAAAGGAACGAATCAAAGGACGAATCTGCCACGTATTTTCTGGTACATTGGACTATTCCGCTCACTCCTGTCATCATTGTGGTGCCAAAGAAAACGGATCGATTATTCTTTGGAGCTTTACAACGTGTCTGATTTTACTGAATGATGTCTCTGAATACCAAACATACTTACGCTTGAAGAAACGTCGTTTCTTCTGCCATTCTTGTGATAGAACTTTTGTCGCTGAAACAAGTCTTATCGAAAAGTGTTGCTCGATTTCTAAGAAAGTCAAGCTTTCGATTGCCGAGCGTCTACGAAACACTTCGTCTATGAGCGAAATTGCCCGTCAAAAGAAGGTCTCTGTTTCCTCTGTTTATCGCGTATTGAAACAGTTTTACGAACCAAAAAAAATCAATCGACTCATCTTGCCAGAAGTTCTTTGTTTTGATGAATTTAAATCAGTGAAACAAGTCGCTGCCTCTATGAGTTTCATTATGATGGATGGACAAACAAAGCAATTACTCGATGTCGTTGAAAACCGCCAGTTGCCTTTTTTAGAACGCTATTTCTCACGATTTTCTTTATCTGTTCGTGAAGGTGTAAAATACATTGTTTGCGATATGTATACGCCTTATTTTTCTTTAATTAAGAAACTATTTCCCAAGGCTCAGATTGTTCTTGATCGCTTTCATATTGTGCAACACATCGGGCGAACGTTCTTAAAACACCGTATTCAACGAATGAATACCTTTCTCCATCAAGGATCTGTAGAAGCCAAAAAATACCGTCACTTGAAGAAATACTGGAAACTACTTCAAAAGAATCAATCGAAGCTCAATTTTGAAAAACGCCAATGGCATCCTTCCTTCCGTGCTTATTTAACAGAAACCGAACTCGTGGATCGGTTACTTGCCTATGATGAAGAATTAAAAGCTGGCTATACCTGTTATCAGGATTTTCTCTATGCCATACAAACAAGAGATTACACACGGTTTCACGCGTTATTAGAACAAGATTATTCTAGGCTTCCAGCTTATTATCAAACAACCATTACTACCTTTAAAAAAGTTCAAACGGGCATTAAAAATGCGTTGGATTTGCCTTATTCCAACGGACCGTTAGAATGCTTGAATAACCATATCAAAGTATTAAAGAGAAATGCCTACGGCTTCCGCAACTTCTATAATTTTAAATTGAGGATTACTTTATGCTTTGGTACTATTCTTTTTCAACCAAATAGAAAAACCTAG
- a CDS encoding TetR/AcrR family transcriptional regulator, with protein sequence MPKTTFFHLTEEKQQRILEAASIEFSRTPLKDASIANIVKLAEIPRGSFYQYFEDKEDLYYYYFDFLRQDSKRNIEKCIKNADGDLFDGMSAYFSKMIVEVLTGEHASFYHNLFMNMDYQATSRVSPQFSSSDKKGEQWQKKRHGHKIYKLIDLSKLLIHNEQEFKMLMQMLMNTVYSSIAEGYRQLGENPEYDIEQIIKNFNTKLNWIKNGVYK encoded by the coding sequence ATGCCAAAAACAACTTTTTTTCATTTAACTGAAGAGAAACAGCAAAGAATATTGGAAGCCGCTTCGATTGAATTTTCTAGAACTCCGTTGAAAGACGCATCTATCGCTAATATTGTGAAATTAGCTGAGATACCAAGAGGCAGTTTCTATCAATATTTTGAAGATAAAGAAGATCTATACTATTATTATTTCGACTTTTTAAGACAGGATAGTAAAAGGAATATTGAAAAATGTATCAAAAACGCAGATGGGGACTTGTTTGATGGGATGTCAGCTTACTTTTCGAAAATGATTGTGGAAGTTTTAACAGGGGAACATGCATCTTTTTATCATAATCTTTTTATGAACATGGACTATCAAGCCACCAGCCGAGTTTCTCCTCAATTCAGTTCAAGTGACAAAAAAGGTGAACAATGGCAAAAAAAACGCCATGGACATAAGATTTATAAACTAATTGACCTTTCCAAATTGTTGATTCATAATGAACAGGAATTTAAAATGTTGATGCAAATGCTTATGAATACTGTTTATTCTTCAATTGCAGAAGGATACCGTCAACTTGGTGAAAATCCTGAATACGACATTGAGCAAATCATTAAAAACTTTAATACCAAATTGAATTGGATTAAAAATGGTGTCTATAAATAG
- a CDS encoding glycoside hydrolase family 1 protein — protein MSNKRTVFPDGFLWGGATAANQLEGAYRSDGKGLSVADAMPGGKQRFQILGSDTFNWEIDEDKFIYPNHRGIDHYHRFKEDIALFAKMGFKCYRFSIAWARIFPKGDEATPNEAGLKFYDQVIDECLKHGIEPVITISHYEMPLHLAKEYGGWKNRKMIDFFETYATVVLTRYGKKVKYWMTFNEINSAFHFPALSQGMVKATGAGDYQNVFQAWHNQFVASAKAVKIGHEINPDMQIGCMIIYATTYSIDANPINQMATLAQNQEFNFYCTDAQVRGEYPAYQQRMFDKYGVSDLEIGADDLALMKEYTVDYIGFSYYMSSAVNETAEEEDTVVGNLLGGVRNPFLEASEWGWQIDPEGLRIALNELYDRYQKPLFIVENGLGAIDKVDENFYVEDDYRIDYLRRHIEAMSDAIKDGVDLMGYTPWGCIDLVSASTGEMSKRYGFIYVDLDDNGEGTMNRYEKKSFNWYKKVIETNGQELK, from the coding sequence ATGTCAAACAAAAGAACAGTATTTCCAGATGGATTTTTATGGGGCGGTGCAACAGCAGCCAATCAACTAGAAGGAGCTTATCGCTCAGATGGTAAAGGGTTGTCAGTAGCAGATGCAATGCCTGGTGGCAAACAACGTTTCCAAATTTTAGGTAGTGATACGTTCAATTGGGAAATTGATGAGGACAAATTTATTTATCCTAACCATCGTGGTATTGATCACTATCATCGTTTTAAAGAGGACATTGCCCTTTTCGCAAAAATGGGGTTCAAATGTTACCGATTTTCAATTGCTTGGGCTAGAATTTTCCCTAAAGGCGATGAAGCGACACCAAATGAAGCTGGGTTGAAGTTTTATGACCAAGTGATCGATGAGTGTTTGAAACATGGTATCGAACCTGTAATTACAATCTCACACTATGAAATGCCGTTACATCTAGCTAAAGAATATGGTGGTTGGAAAAATCGTAAAATGATCGATTTCTTTGAAACCTATGCAACGGTTGTGTTAACCCGTTATGGTAAAAAAGTGAAATACTGGATGACGTTCAACGAAATCAATTCTGCTTTCCATTTTCCAGCATTAAGCCAAGGAATGGTCAAAGCAACTGGTGCTGGTGATTATCAAAATGTTTTCCAAGCATGGCATAATCAATTTGTGGCTAGTGCTAAAGCTGTAAAAATCGGTCATGAAATCAATCCAGACATGCAAATTGGTTGTATGATCATTTATGCAACAACATACAGTATTGATGCAAACCCGATCAACCAAATGGCAACATTAGCACAAAACCAAGAATTTAATTTTTATTGTACAGACGCTCAAGTACGTGGCGAATATCCTGCTTACCAACAACGTATGTTTGATAAATACGGAGTCTCTGATTTAGAAATCGGAGCTGATGATCTAGCCTTAATGAAAGAATATACGGTAGATTATATCGGCTTTAGTTATTATATGTCTTCTGCTGTTAACGAAACGGCTGAAGAAGAAGATACAGTAGTTGGAAACTTATTAGGCGGTGTGCGTAACCCATTCTTAGAGGCGAGTGAATGGGGCTGGCAAATCGATCCTGAAGGTTTGAGAATTGCGTTAAACGAATTATACGATCGATACCAAAAACCATTATTCATTGTAGAAAATGGCTTAGGAGCAATTGATAAAGTAGACGAAAACTTTTATGTTGAAGATGATTACCGTATTGATTATTTACGTCGTCACATTGAAGCAATGTCAGATGCTATAAAAGATGGCGTTGACTTAATGGGCTACACACCGTGGGGCTGTATTGATTTAGTTAGTGCTTCAACTGGAGAAATGAGCAAGCGGTACGGTTTTATCTATGTAGATTTAGATGATAATGGTGAAGGTACGATGAACCGTTATGAGAAAAAATCATTTAATTGGTATAAAAAAGTGATTGAAACAAATGGACAAGAGTTGAAATAA
- the licT gene encoding BglG family transcription antiterminator LicT, with protein sequence MYIEKILNNNVVMTKNESGEEIVCMGRGLAFQKKIGDLIDPTFIEKEFVLKDSITSGQFQQLFADIPLEEVEIVKTIVDMAEEDLGIELSSNIYLTLTDHVHYAIMRAKEGLEMPNPLMFETKKFYPKEFAIARKGVALIKEKLDIDFSESEAGFIAFHIVNSEQANGNMEVTMSATEMVRDILTIISRYFGTPFDEDSLNYQRIVTHLQYFAQRYLQNEAHDEEDDFLYELIQSKYPKAFQSVQRINDYLVKKYQKPIDKAEQIYLTIHIQRVAGERKM encoded by the coding sequence ATGTATATTGAAAAAATTTTAAACAACAATGTCGTCATGACAAAAAATGAATCAGGTGAAGAAATCGTCTGTATGGGCCGAGGACTAGCATTTCAAAAAAAAATCGGTGATTTGATCGATCCAACTTTTATTGAAAAAGAGTTTGTTCTTAAAGATTCCATCACTTCTGGACAATTTCAGCAATTGTTTGCGGATATTCCGTTAGAAGAAGTAGAGATTGTTAAAACAATCGTGGATATGGCTGAAGAGGATTTAGGAATCGAGCTTTCATCGAACATCTATTTAACATTGACGGATCACGTGCATTACGCCATCATGAGAGCTAAAGAAGGTCTTGAGATGCCCAATCCATTAATGTTTGAAACAAAAAAGTTTTATCCTAAAGAATTTGCTATTGCTAGAAAAGGGGTAGCGTTAATCAAGGAAAAACTGGACATCGATTTTTCAGAAAGTGAAGCAGGTTTTATTGCATTTCATATTGTAAACAGCGAGCAGGCTAATGGTAATATGGAAGTGACGATGTCAGCCACTGAAATGGTACGAGATATTCTAACGATCATCAGTCGTTATTTTGGTACACCGTTCGATGAAGACTCATTGAACTATCAAAGAATCGTAACGCACTTACAATATTTTGCTCAACGTTATCTGCAAAATGAAGCACATGATGAAGAAGATGACTTTCTTTATGAGCTGATTCAAAGCAAGTATCCCAAGGCATTTCAATCAGTGCAAAGAATCAATGATTATCTAGTCAAAAAATATCAAAAACCAATTGACAAAGCAGAACAAATTTATTTGACTATTCATATTCAGCGAGTAGCTGGAGAGAGAAAAATGTAG